Genomic segment of Citrus sinensis cultivar Valencia sweet orange chromosome 7, DVS_A1.0, whole genome shotgun sequence:
GCTCCTTCTTGTGTCGGAACGGTACGCATCACCAACTACCACCAGCTGCTGCAATGCACGGCCAGGATCATTCTTTGAGCTTCAACCTAGCCGCCCACTTGATCAAATCAGAACCACCCTCTGATCATCGTCATCACCCCTTTGCATCCGGTGGCTTGTTTCTTGACCAAACAACAGCACTGCCGCCCTCGTTTGTTTCATTGATTAACACTCATTTACTCGGTAATCAAACCCTGCGTTTTGTTCATCAGCGGCGCCGGGGATGTGGGTTTCTGTCGGTGAGCTTGTCGATGAAGGGAAGCGGTGAAGGGTATGTTGGGGAATCGACAGAAAGTtgggggcaaaatgggaatagtaAAGGCGGGGAAGAGGAGgaggatgaagatgaagaagtgGAAGAACAAATGGTGGCGTTTAAGGGAGGGAAGGAGGTGGAAGAGAAGGAACTTGGTGCTTATAATACCACTAAGCATCTATTTGCTGGagctgttgctgctgctgtctccaggttttgttttgttttctttttgtttatttatttttagtttctgCTGTTAGTGAAGTCAGTTAGTTTTATGGGttgatatttctttttatcaatatCCAATGGaacagggaaaaaaaatagtctGTTTTTGTATTTAACTTTGACAAGACAAAAATGTCACTTTTAGCTGGAAGACTTtgttgagagagagagagagagagagagagagttagTTATATTTGTCATttggaaacaaaaattttcaattttttaattttcttttggttatATGAAATAAAGGGCAAGCCATATGTGATTGTTGGTGCaaatatttatgtaaaaatttCGGAGCTACTGAAAAGAGTCAAAGAAGCTGATTGTAGTCAGGGTGCTGACTTTTGTGCCTGTCCAGACTTTTGGAGATCCATTTATCTTTATGATTAACGAGCTAGACTTGAAAAGTGGAATAAGTTCATTTACTATTAGTCTAGGAAATGCATCTTGTGgattgattttgattgagTTCACAGCAGTTGCTAAGGATTCTATCTGATATTTATATACAACCTGAGGTGGATTCTTGGTAACTGCGCCAGAGCTTTTGGTCTGTATTGTACTAAATTGAGCTCATTTATGTGGAACTCTAGTGTGCTATTTTGCATATTGCTAGCACGTCATGCAATATGTAATTTCATATGCTGAGATTATTGTCAATAATGTGTTGATGTGTTCCTTATGGCTTATTAGTAAATCGTATTGTTCATGAATTCACTTATTcgtataaaatatatttgagtTATTGCCCTTGTGGCGGCGTATATGGTTGATtctgaaaacaataaaatgagTAGTTtagatttttcactttttaaattcttctgGAATATATATCAAAACAATTAGCTCAAATTTGcacttatttgatttttaggTCCTTTGATTTATCATCCTTATTAAAGCTATCAGACAATGtctgtttttcttatttttgttctagtgtatgaaaaaaatatgttatttattcaCATTCTATTTGGAACTTccttttggttttgttttatCAGAACTTGTGTTGCCCCTCTCGAGAGACTGAAGTTAGAGTACATTGTTCGTGGGGAGCAGAAGAGCCTTTTTGATCTTATCAAGACAATTGCAGCTACTCAAGGGCTGAAAGGCTTTTGGAAAGGAAATTTTGTCAATATTCTTCGAACTGCTCCTTTTAAGGCTATCAACTTTTATGCTTATGATACATACAGAAATCAACTATTGAAATTGAGTGGCAAGGACGAAAGCACGAATTTTGAGCGGTTTGTTGCTGGTGCTGCAGCTGGAATAACTGCCACCTTGCTTTGCTTACCATTGGACACTGTATGTGCCAGTTTtagaattatttatattatgatcATATGTAGCTTACTTATATTTCAACTTGCTGCTGTGATgtaattttacttttctctATCTGCGGGGAAGATGATTGGATTGTTTGTTTATATCTGAGTTCTTTAATGCTTTCCATAAGATTTCAAACAACTCAAAATGGAGATTACTTGTCCAGTGAGTCTGGGATTGTGCCGAGGGGAATTATTCTGTTGGTCAAGATTAAGAAGAATCAAATTTTGGTCTCTATAATTCATAACATccattgttttgaatttttttttttttggtatatttCAACTGAATTTCTGATCAAATCATACTGTTCTTGAAATGGGAAATATTGCAGATAAGAACAGTTATGGTAGCTCCTGGGGGGGAAGCATTGGGTGGTCTAATTGGTGCTTTCCGTCACATGATCCAAACTGAAGGGttcttttctctttataaGGGTTTGGTACCCTCAATTGTGAGCATGGCCCCTTCTGGTGCAGTTTTTTATGGTGTCTACGATATATTGAAGTCAGCTTATCTCCATTCACCTGAAGGGAAGAAGAgacttcaaaatatgagaaaaGATCAAGATCTCAGTGCATTGGAACAACTGGAGTTGGGTCCAGTTAGAACATTGCTTTACGGGGCAATTGCTGGTTGTTGTTCTGAAGCTGCTACTTACCCATTTGAAGTTGTGAGAAGACAACTTCAAATGCAAGTCTGTGCAACGAAATTAAATGCATTGGCGACTTGTGTCAAGATAGTTGAGCAAGGAGGTGTTCCTGCTCTGTATGCCGGATTAACTCCCAGCTTGCTGCAGGTTtgatgtgtattttttttcattatgatTTTCCTCTATTTTGGCTCTCCTTCATTCTCAAAAGGTAGATTATGCTATACTTTCGGTTTTTCCTGCATCAAAATCCTAGAATTACATGGTCCATGTCCATTCGTCGACGGGTGTTTTGCCCATTTTGTGCTATGGTTTGGTCAAAAGTCAACAACaaatatatttcatattttctctATTAGAGTTCATCTAATGTTTCCATCATTTATTTCATGCTAAGtgttttaacatttatttttaattgcatgcttATGATGGCATTAACTCCTTTTGATCCCAACTTATTATAACTTGAGACATTTTCTAGTACTGCAGGTTTTACCATCAGCTGCCATAAGTTACCTTGTATATGAGTTCATGAAGATAGTTCTCAAAGTAGAGTCATCATAGATACTTGATTCAGGTCTGAGTAAGTTGAGGCTGAGAATGAGGCATATCTGCGTTAGAAGAGATCTAAATTGTTCTGGTTGCAATTTGGCGACACAGTGAACAACTTTGTTCTGTGACATTGTCCAACACCAATGATGGATAATATCCATTCATCTTCTTTTAGCCTCTCCCTAGCCTTCTTTCTAATcaaagagaaataaatttagCAAGATTTTGGTCTTGGTATCCAAAAGTTTGCACGCACATGTGGTTTGGTGCATACTTCATCGTTACAAATCTGTTGCTAATGTAGCCATTGCTTAGCTGCTGCCACTGAATTTTAATGCCATCTTACTTCTGCAATTCCTGTCGTATAAATAGCAGTTGCAAGATTATAAAGAGGCGGCAACACAGACATGATCAGGAATAAGTATATGAAAAACAGCAAGATATCAATGTTAAATGCCCCGAAttagcatttgagaaaataacaTTGAAATATTGTGAAAGAACACCATTGACTGTTTAATAACTTGATAATCTATACAAGTGAAGTCGATAAAGTTATGCTTCAAATTTTCCTctacgatttttttttaatttttattttatcaaaatggtTACATATGAAACTGGGTAAATGTAGCAAACAGTTTTGAATAACTACATTTATATAACCtaacaaacaaacacttaAGCAAATAAAGTTTGACACAGCTCAACAAAATTCCACACCGAGGTAAAAAGGGTCCTCATTTCTATTCAGCGCACTTAGGCAAGCCTTACTGCTGCCAGCCATATTGCTGATTTCGACTACCACCCATTTGGTTTGGACCCCTGCCAGCAGCAGAATTTCCATATTGACCACTTTGGGAATAACTTTGAGGACCAACTCCGTACCCGCTAGCAGGTCCTCTGGGACCATTTGCAGGCATACCGGCGCCAGCATATGGTGGCCCACGCCCTTGTGGTGGATATGGTGCATTGCTGTAACCACCACCTTGGCCTCCACGATTCGGGTTGTTGTATCCACCACTCTGATTTCCGCTTGGATACCTGTTAGCACCTCCAGGAGGACCACGGGGCTTTCCATAGTGATGATGACCAGGACCACCAGGAACCGGCGGAGGTGCATTGTTCATGGGATGATTTGGCCCAGACCAATGATGAGACTGCCCGGCGTGTTGAATAGGAGGCAGGCGGCCATGCGGCTGTGGGTGATGCAATTTCTGTCTCTTTGTGGCTTCTTCATGTTGTCGCTGTTGCTgccttcttttctttgtttggtaCTCATGCGATGATTCATATTTGGGCAAGCTGCAAAAATAAACCAAggattatttaaaatatcatatcATCACGGGACCAGGAAATTGTGGCTAACCCAAGAGACAAAGCAACTAAGTataaaatgaatgaatcaAACTGATATGCCATCTGTGGGATATGACAAATTAAGAATGTGAGTGATACCTCTTGGGATCACACGGCAAGGGGTCAGTCCAAAAGTACTCAGAATCAAGTGCATCCTTTGCAGATATTCTCTgcgaaaagaaagaatgataaataagctcaagaaaaaactgaaaatatgtGTTCAAGCAGCATAAATAACAATGTAGAACAAAGAATGGGATGATAAGATGTGGAAACCATCAActataatgtaaaaattgctggcaattaaagaaatatttgcTAGCATCATGAAATAATGTCAAAGCAAAATCCAAGCACTGGAACAAGAAAGTCCAAATAGGTAGACCCCTTTccaagtcaaaaaataaagttcatAATTCCATTGAATAAATTCCTAAacataatttcattatatatttCAGCTTTCCAGTGAGAAAGAAATGAAGTGTGAGATCAGAAACCATAGCTTCCCCCAGAAATAATGTAAATTCTGTTCTTCTCTACTATATACTGCATCCagttttattatcaaattcacGAGAAGCtactaaaatatcaaaaattgTCTTAAGACATGGAAGAATCTATTATTTTCCCAGGATTAAACTAGTAGTATTCTACACTTCTAGTTCCCTGAGCTGAAGCTCAAGTGTTGTCAAAAAATGACAATGTTCTAATAAGTATGAGatacaatttcaaataaatgatatCCTGGAGATATTTTGGATATTCACACACAATAAACTGTTTATATCCAATGAAAATGAAGTCAAAAGAAAGATTTATCGTTCAATGAAAATGAAGTCACAAGTAGTTTCGTTTCAAACTGTATGAATCGAATATTAAAATCCTGctaagaaaacattttttttaaaacaaaaaattgaaagatctATAGCAGTTCTATTAAAGCTATAATAGTTATGAATTAGGGATCTTGCGACTTAAAACAGGACAGAAACTCCCAAATATGCTTTGATTTCAATCAAATGATTCACTCCAACTAGTTAATATCATGTACAACAAACTGAAAAGTAAAGGCTTCAAAGAGGTACCTGGGAAGGATCAAGCATCAGCATTTTCTCCAACAACTCCAAAGCATGTCGGTCAAAGCTGTAAAAGCAAAtatatttgtcaaaattaatttcttgcaGAAAATTGGCACAGAagttttctaatattttatgataaaaaaattagtcaaCAACAATAGACATGAACACAAAATCTTCTTTTCTTACTGTCTGAAAACCTCTCTGACACGTCTCTTCATGGTCCTTGAGGGCTTAAAATGGTTGTATGCAGGCATCTTAGCAACACCAGGCCAAATGGTTTCATCAGGAGACCCACAAAGCTCAAATATCTTGCTCAATTGCTCAGCCTGTAATTAATGTCAAGATAGCGTATATCAGATGTGGCTATAAGGGTTCAAGCATTTTATTAAAGCTTTTCAAAAACAATTGAACCAcaagaagagaaaattatgCTCTGTGGGTACTGGCATATCAATTGCACATAGAATGGGAACCATAAACTTAAAAGCAGCAAATGGACAGAATATATCAGGatcctaaaaagaaaaggcaaaacTTTGGGCCAGCAATTATTTCCTCCTGAACCTTCCTAGTACCTTAAGCATTAGACGCTTAAGATATTCTTGCTTAGACATACACCAATTACAACACAAGCAATATAAAACAGATTGAGTAGAATCATGGTTTAAAAAGGAGCAGCCCAAcctttcaacaaaaaattaactgCATGAAGACTCTCTTTGAAACCCATATACTTTCTCAGCTTTTCACCTACATTTCTCAAAAGGAAAAGTATCATAATTCGACATTCCTTTAAGCTGACTAGGTTCCAGTTTCACACCTTCACCAAAAGCAACCATATACCGTTAACCAACAGATCTCTCTCTATACATCTCAAGCACATACCAGTCTAgctcattaaatattattccgcctccattttcatttaaacagAGTTTAGCATCAAGGAACAATAAGAGCAATCTCACTCGCACACTTGAAGCATCGACCTTGGCTTAATAACCCTAAGATTTTAATCTTAAACACAATTATCTTCTATTAAAAGCATTTACAAAAGccaaattttccatttaaaaaaaaaattctgaattCAATGCATTCACTACCTTTTTTCAAGCTAAATCACACCAACtacaaagtaataataaaaaacaacaaagCATCAGGCTCATACTCATTAATCAAGAAACTTGTCAACAGactaaaaatttcaagaaacaTAAGTAACCTCATTTTTTCCAGGCAAGATAGGTTTCCCATTCAATAACTCAGCAAAAATACAGCCAACAGACCACATGTCAACAGCTGGTCCATACTTTGTGGCTCCAAGCAGCAACTCCGGGGGCCTGCAAAATTCATATCATTCTGAACCAAATACAAACTATGGCACATTCTTCCaacgccccccccccccccccccccaaaacaaaaaaaaaaggtagatGGAGGACATGCTAGGCAAGATATAATTGAAGCCAAGGCTTACCTGTACCACAAAGTAATTACACGATTTGTAAGGGTGTTATTGTGGTCATAAGAAAATGACCTCGCAAGCCCAAAATCTGCTAGCTTCAAATTTCCTTCATTATCTATCAAAAGATTAGAACCTGCAGGAACAAGTTTTCCTCAGCCATAACAATTTTTGTGGGATCAAGAAAACAGTTCCTAATGCTATTTGATAATCACCTTTAATGTCCCTGTGAAGAACTTGATTAACGTGACAGTAGTGAAGCCCAGTCAGTAGCTGCTTCATATAACACTgtttaaaacaacaaaacattAGTGGTGTCAGCCATTAGAtgcttgattaaaaaaaaaaaaaattcccctTAAGTAAGCTACTTATATACCTTTATTTGGGGAACAGTAAATCTAAGTCCCGGACGATCAGCAAGGCCTGTCAAGTCATGGTCCATGTACTCGAAAACCATGTAGGTGCTGCCCCTGTACTTATTACCATCTGTAGTTTCCAAGAAGGTACAAGTCATGTAAGAAACTCTGAAGCAACACAAAACCAACTGAATTGCAGTTCACGAAACAACTTTAGTCACCTGGCCTCCCTTGCTCATCCCTCTCAGGACctttaagcaaaataaaaatatcaattgtaTGAATCATAGCGATATAATATTATGGGTACAAATTATTCGAAGATATGCTAACAACTAAAACTACAATACCTGGAGAAGTTACAATCtcttttaacttaataacattttcatGCTGAAGCTTCTTCAGAATTTTAATTTCCCGAATGGCTGTTATTGGAAACTGCATACATAGCGAAGAAAATTCAGATAAAATATTGGAGGAAATGCAGCTTGGTTTCTCTCTATTTACATGTGCTTGTGGGGTTGGGTGTTTTGGCTGGGGGGGACAGTGCGTGTGAGAGTGCATGCAAGTGTCATAAGCCAAAACAATCATTTATTGTCTTCCTCAAAAGAAAAGTAGAAACGTATTAACTTAAGAGGAGCTTACcccttctttttcattatccATACGTATCTTCTTCAAAGCCACAATTTCCCCCGTTTTGATTTCTCTAGCCATGAATACCTGACTGATACACACAAGCATGAACCCCaataaacaataaatgaatatCAAAATAAGAACAAGTTATTTAAGTTCATAATTGAGCTACATCCTCCAGTACAAACCCCATACAtatctccaagaaaaatacaatttcTGCCACATCTTTGTAGAAAGACATTAAAAGTTCATCACTATTACTTAGCATCAAaagtttttttcccttttatttttctttcgtaTTACGAAGATATTCTACAAAAGACTCAGTCACTATATTTCATAGCATAAGTTGACTTTTACCACCAAATTGCCACAGACATTCATTACTTAAGTTGAAGCCAACAAGAACTATCTTTTTCCCTCCAAATGGGCAGTCTTGGGCAAGAACTAATGTTGCATGCATTATATACTAAGAATTTTATCTCTAAAAACCCCAAAACATTGCATGCATTATATAGTTAGCATGTATGTGGTAACCAGCAAAGTAAGAAGTCAAGGTCTTGATTAGAAGTTTCTAATAATTCACTGCTACTTCTTTCTCACATTTAGGAGTATTTGACAGCAAAGAGAATGGATcctaaaatgattttaaaagaaTCAACACATCCCAATTATTTAAGGGCTGAACTTTTATCATATTCTAAAATTGAGCAcataattaacttaaattagTATACAGCATTATCATCCACAGTCCAATACCTCTCTGTGCACAATTTGGGAAACTCACATATACTCGGAAAGTACACGCACTATTTAGTCAGGTCCAAACAATCCATCTACTCTCCACAAAAGTTACAGAGCACTTAAACAAGAAGCATAGGTTAAAACcctagaaaaaaattaatatttgataagaaaggaagaaatttaacaattccaagcatataatttttttaaaaaaaaaaaaacccaaaagaGAAACCCTCAGTAAATCAATCAAAAGTagtatgaaaaaatttaaaaaattgggaAATTCTATCAGACATCCAACAACGCTAAAACCTACACATAAccccaaaaatatatatataaaaaaagaagaagagactttgcttttctttttttttttttaaaatacccaTAAGTTCCTTCACCAATTTGCTCCAGTCTCTCGAAGCAATCGACACTACGAGAACCCCATGCCGGCGGCGGCTCTTCCACGTTCAGTTGCCCTAATGCCGCAACTGCCATGTCTCTCTGCgcttctgattttttttttctttattagttGCAGTTTCAGGTGATCAACGAAACTAACGATgcggattttaattattttcatgtctTGAAGATATTATTTATGCGTAACTTCGGGGTAGAATTCACACGTGATATGCACGtgttaactttattattattattattattaggatcccctaagttacatgcatgtaacttacaaCCAACATGAATAGTGAATGGGCCCACACCactcactattcatgtgagagggttgtaagttacatgcatgtaacttagcattagccttatt
This window contains:
- the LOC102620933 gene encoding probable mitochondrial adenine nucleotide transporter BTL3 isoform X2 translates to MHGQDHSLSFNLAAHLIKSEPPSDHRHHPFASGGLFLDQTTALPPSFVSLINTHLLGNQTLRFVHQRRRGCGFLSVSLSMKGSGEGYVGESTESWGQNGNSKGGEEEEDEDEEVEEQMVAFKGGKEVEEKELGAYNTTKHLFAGAVAAAVSRTCVAPLERLKLEYIVRGEQKSLFDLIKTIAATQGLKGFWKGNFVNILRTAPFKAINFYAYDTYRNQLLKLSGKDESTNFERFVAGAAAGITATLLCLPLDTIRTVMVAPGGEALGGLIGAFRHMIQTEGFFSLYKGLVPSIVSMAPSGAVFYGVYDILKSAYLHSPEGKKRLQNMRKDQDLSALEQLELGPVRTLLYGAIAGCCSEAATYPFEVVRRQLQMQVCATKLNALATCVKIVEQGGVPALYAGLTPSLLQYCRFYHQLP
- the LOC102620933 gene encoding probable mitochondrial adenine nucleotide transporter BTL3 isoform X1; translation: MHGQDHSLSFNLAAHLIKSEPPSDHRHHPFASGGLFLDQTTALPPSFVSLINTHLLGNQTLRFVHQRRRGCGFLSVSLSMKGSGEGYVGESTESWGQNGNSKGGEEEEDEDEEVEEQMVAFKGGKEVEEKELGAYNTTKHLFAGAVAAAVSRTCVAPLERLKLEYIVRGEQKSLFDLIKTIAATQGLKGFWKGNFVNILRTAPFKAINFYAYDTYRNQLLKLSGKDESTNFERFVAGAAAGITATLLCLPLDTIRTVMVAPGGEALGGLIGAFRHMIQTEGFFSLYKGLVPSIVSMAPSGAVFYGVYDILKSAYLHSPEGKKRLQNMRKDQDLSALEQLELGPVRTLLYGAIAGCCSEAATYPFEVVRRQLQMQVCATKLNALATCVKIVEQGGVPALYAGLTPSLLQVLPSAAISYLVYEFMKIVLKVESS
- the LOC102621414 gene encoding cyclin-dependent kinase C-1 isoform X1, with amino-acid sequence MAVAALGQLNVEEPPPAWGSRSVDCFERLEQIGEGTYGQVFMAREIKTGEIVALKKIRMDNEKEGFPITAIREIKILKKLQHENVIKLKEIVTSPGPERDEQGRPDGNKYRGSTYMVFEYMDHDLTGLADRPGLRFTVPQIKCYMKQLLTGLHYCHVNQVLHRDIKGSNLLIDNEGNLKLADFGLARSFSYDHNNTLTNRVITLWYRPPELLLGATKYGPAVDMWSVGCIFAELLNGKPILPGKNEAEQLSKIFELCGSPDETIWPGVAKMPAYNHFKPSRTMKRRVREVFRHFDRHALELLEKMLMLDPSQRISAKDALDSEYFWTDPLPCDPKSLPKYESSHEYQTKKRRQQQRQHEEATKRQKLHHPQPHGRLPPIQHAGQSHHWSGPNHPMNNAPPPVPGGPGHHHYGKPRGPPGGANRYPSGNQSGGYNNPNRGGQGGGYSNAPYPPQGRGPPYAGAGMPANGPRGPASGYGVGPQSYSQSGQYGNSAAGRGPNQMGGSRNQQYGWQQ
- the LOC102621414 gene encoding cyclin-dependent kinase C-1 isoform X2, which translates into the protein MAREIKTGEIVALKKIRMDNEKEGFPITAIREIKILKKLQHENVIKLKEIVTSPGPERDEQGRPDGNKYRGSTYMVFEYMDHDLTGLADRPGLRFTVPQIKCYMKQLLTGLHYCHVNQVLHRDIKGSNLLIDNEGNLKLADFGLARSFSYDHNNTLTNRVITLWYRPPELLLGATKYGPAVDMWSVGCIFAELLNGKPILPGKNEAEQLSKIFELCGSPDETIWPGVAKMPAYNHFKPSRTMKRRVREVFRHFDRHALELLEKMLMLDPSQRISAKDALDSEYFWTDPLPCDPKSLPKYESSHEYQTKKRRQQQRQHEEATKRQKLHHPQPHGRLPPIQHAGQSHHWSGPNHPMNNAPPPVPGGPGHHHYGKPRGPPGGANRYPSGNQSGGYNNPNRGGQGGGYSNAPYPPQGRGPPYAGAGMPANGPRGPASGYGVGPQSYSQSGQYGNSAAGRGPNQMGGSRNQQYGWQQ